One genomic window of Paenibacillus xylanilyticus includes the following:
- a CDS encoding Asp23/Gls24 family envelope stress response protein, with product MAEQLQLEGGNIRIADDVVAKIAGMAAMETPGIAAMSGGLSEGWAKRLSGKNVQKGVGVEVGQLEAAIDLRIIVLYETPIHEVSRMLQQNVREAVETMTGLRVVEVNVKVEGVSFKGDDL from the coding sequence ATGGCAGAACAACTTCAACTAGAAGGCGGTAACATCCGGATTGCCGATGACGTGGTGGCGAAAATTGCCGGAATGGCTGCGATGGAGACACCGGGGATTGCCGCAATGTCTGGAGGATTGTCAGAGGGCTGGGCCAAACGTCTCAGCGGTAAAAACGTACAGAAAGGCGTAGGCGTTGAGGTCGGCCAACTGGAAGCAGCCATTGACCTGCGCATCATCGTCCTGTACGAGACACCGATTCATGAAGTATCCCGTATGCTTCAGCAGAATGTGAGAGAAGCGGTAGAGACCATGACCGGATTGCGCGTTGTCGAAGTGAACGTGAAGGTAGAAGGCGTATCCTTCAAAGGCGACGACCTGTAA
- the cax gene encoding calcium/proton exchanger, producing the protein MRNRISSILLIVTFVLSAIAHYLHWNPILQFVISAISVIFVAGFLGKATENVAHYAGQRLGGFLNATFGNAAELIIAIFLVKEGLFDMVKASLTGSIIGNLLLVLGLSIFAGGLKFKIQNYNVSLAGLNGSLMIVAIIALFIPAVFLNTHSITQKDTDTLSLIVAGLLIIAYIAWLLFSMVTHKNYLADVTVDEDEELPHEHAPAWSKKKSILYLVIATVMVAFVSEWLVGTLEVFTEEFGLSELFVGAFLVAIIGNAAEHSAAIMLAMKNKIGAAVEIAVGSSLQIALFVAPVLIFVSYFTGTTMDIVFTTIELLAIGVAVFIAKSITQDGSTNWYEGLLLLVVYIILGVSFFLV; encoded by the coding sequence GTGAGAAACCGGATTTCATCCATTTTGCTGATTGTCACCTTTGTACTCAGCGCCATTGCCCACTATCTGCATTGGAATCCGATCCTGCAGTTTGTGATTTCAGCCATTTCGGTTATTTTTGTGGCCGGTTTTTTAGGGAAAGCTACCGAAAATGTTGCTCACTATGCCGGACAGCGGCTTGGCGGATTCTTGAATGCTACGTTCGGTAACGCTGCCGAATTGATCATCGCCATTTTTCTGGTCAAAGAAGGACTATTCGACATGGTAAAAGCCAGCCTGACCGGTTCCATTATCGGAAACCTGCTGCTGGTGCTGGGGCTAAGCATCTTTGCCGGAGGACTCAAATTCAAAATTCAAAATTACAACGTCTCCCTTGCGGGACTAAACGGCTCCTTAATGATTGTGGCAATCATTGCCCTGTTCATTCCAGCTGTTTTCCTCAACACCCATTCGATAACTCAAAAGGACACAGATACGCTCAGCCTGATCGTCGCAGGGCTGTTGATTATTGCCTATATCGCTTGGCTCTTATTCTCGATGGTCACACACAAGAACTACCTCGCGGATGTGACGGTCGATGAAGACGAGGAATTGCCGCATGAACATGCGCCAGCGTGGTCCAAGAAAAAATCCATTCTATACCTGGTTATCGCCACAGTTATGGTAGCCTTTGTCAGTGAATGGCTCGTGGGTACTCTCGAGGTATTTACCGAAGAATTTGGTCTGAGTGAACTGTTCGTTGGTGCATTTTTGGTTGCGATTATCGGTAATGCGGCCGAACACAGTGCAGCCATTATGCTTGCCATGAAAAACAAGATCGGTGCCGCTGTAGAGATAGCGGTCGGCAGCAGCTTGCAAATCGCACTTTTTGTTGCACCTGTGCTTATTTTTGTGAGTTATTTTACGGGCACAACCATGGATATCGTCTTCACAACGATTGAGCTTCTTGCCATTGGTGTAGCCGTATTTATCGCCAAGTCGATTACCCAGGATGGTTCAACGAACTGGTATGAGGGACTGCTGCTGCTGGTTGTATACATCATTCTGGGGGTATCCTTCTTCCTGGTGTAA
- a CDS encoding YlaN family protein, with product MTSSDLQDQLNMKAISLLQEDADKIQKLIEVQMENLATRYCPLYEEVLDTQMYGFSKEVDFAVRAGLLPEGAGKQLVSALERNLAILYEALNKKNEQ from the coding sequence ATGACTTCATCTGATCTGCAGGACCAGCTGAACATGAAAGCGATCAGTCTTCTTCAAGAAGATGCAGATAAAATACAGAAGCTTATTGAAGTACAGATGGAGAATCTGGCTACCCGCTACTGCCCTCTCTATGAGGAAGTATTGGATACACAGATGTATGGGTTCTCCAAGGAAGTCGATTTTGCTGTTCGTGCAGGGCTTCTTCCTGAAGGTGCTGGTAAGCAGCTGGTAAGCGCGCTTGAGCGGAATCTGGCAATTCTATATGAAGCTTTGAACAAAAAGAATGAGCAATAG
- a CDS encoding HPr family phosphocarrier protein yields MSSNNAAVVEIAQTAGKFTSSIVLHSENKYIDVKSILGLFTTLISTHSYELHVHGPDADEAKAAMSEVFAKHGLNVSIASE; encoded by the coding sequence ATGTCGAGTAATAACGCGGCTGTAGTGGAAATTGCTCAAACAGCAGGCAAGTTTACTTCTTCAATCGTGCTTCATTCGGAGAACAAGTATATTGATGTGAAAAGTATTCTCGGTTTGTTTACCACGCTGATCAGCACACACAGCTATGAACTTCACGTTCATGGACCAGATGCAGATGAAGCAAAAGCAGCCATGTCAGAAGTATTTGCGAAACATGGTCTGAATGTAAGCATCGCATCCGAGTAA
- a CDS encoding aminopeptidase has protein sequence MKDPRIQKLAANLVGYSVDVQPGENVLVEMIGSERDLINAIIEEVGKKGGNVFVQLTDKTVQRAMLKNATEEMMKTWAEIDLNRMKQMDCYIGIRAGENVNDLSDVPEEKMKMYNSLYSHPVHSEQRVKHTKWVVLRYPNASMAQLANTSTEAFEDFYFDVCNLDYAKMDKAQDSLANLMNRTDKVRITGPGTDLSFSIKDIGAVKCSGQKNIPDGEVYSAPVRDSVNGTISYNAATLYNGVTFENIKFTFKDGKIVEATSNDTERLNEILNSDDGARHIGEFAIGFNPHILHPMKDILFDEKIAGSLHFTPGQAYEETDNGNRSSIHWDLVLIQRPDYGGGEIYFDDVLIRKDGIFVIPELECLNPDQLK, from the coding sequence ATGAAGGACCCACGAATTCAGAAACTTGCAGCTAACCTGGTTGGCTACTCTGTAGATGTACAGCCTGGCGAGAACGTGCTGGTTGAGATGATTGGATCGGAACGTGATCTGATCAACGCTATTATTGAAGAAGTAGGCAAAAAAGGCGGCAATGTTTTTGTACAGCTGACCGACAAGACGGTACAACGTGCGATGTTGAAAAATGCTACAGAAGAAATGATGAAAACCTGGGCAGAGATTGACCTGAACCGCATGAAACAAATGGATTGCTACATTGGTATCCGTGCAGGCGAAAATGTGAACGACCTGTCCGACGTGCCGGAAGAAAAAATGAAAATGTATAACTCCCTGTATTCCCATCCGGTACATAGCGAGCAGCGGGTTAAACATACGAAATGGGTTGTGCTTCGTTACCCGAATGCCAGCATGGCGCAGCTTGCGAATACCAGCACGGAAGCCTTCGAAGATTTCTATTTCGATGTATGCAACCTGGATTATGCCAAAATGGACAAAGCACAGGATTCCCTGGCTAACCTGATGAACCGTACGGACAAAGTTCGTATTACAGGACCAGGAACGGATCTGAGCTTCTCCATTAAAGATATCGGTGCAGTGAAATGCTCTGGTCAAAAAAATATTCCTGATGGCGAAGTTTACAGTGCACCTGTGCGTGATTCTGTAAACGGAACAATCAGTTATAATGCAGCAACCCTGTACAACGGGGTAACGTTTGAAAACATCAAGTTCACCTTCAAGGATGGCAAGATTGTTGAAGCGACAAGTAACGATACAGAACGTCTGAATGAGATTCTGAATTCCGATGACGGTGCACGTCATATTGGTGAGTTCGCGATTGGTTTCAATCCGCATATTCTGCATCCAATGAAGGATATTCTGTTTGATGAGAAAATTGCAGGCAGTCTGCACTTTACTCCTGGGCAGGCATACGAAGAAACGGATAACGGAAATCGTTCCTCCATTCACTGGGATCTGGTGCTGATTCAGCGCCCAGACTACGGCGGCGGCGAAATTTACTTTGACGATGTGCTGATTCGCAAAGACGGCATCTTTGTGATTCCAGAGCTGGAATGCCTGAATCCAGACCAATTGAAGTAA